The Aquidulcibacter paucihalophilus genome has a window encoding:
- a CDS encoding DUF883 domain-containing protein: MATTKTARATVKDDINTLKDDLKVLGTEEKARLREKATAAEARLRAKAAEAETRLREEADVLRDRARGYYDTARVRGQEYYDEASERFDEAQRYLVERVQERPMQSTAIALGVGVVLGLLLAGRRR, encoded by the coding sequence ATGGCGACGACCAAAACGGCACGGGCGACCGTGAAAGACGACATCAACACGCTCAAGGACGATCTCAAGGTGCTCGGCACCGAAGAGAAAGCCCGGCTGCGCGAGAAGGCGACGGCGGCGGAAGCCCGTTTGCGCGCCAAGGCGGCGGAAGCAGAAACCCGCCTGCGCGAAGAGGCCGATGTCCTGCGCGATCGGGCCCGCGGCTATTACGACACCGCCCGGGTGCGGGGTCAGGAATATTATGACGAGGCCAGCGAACGCTTCGACGAAGCGCAGCGCTATCTGGTCGAGCGGGTGCAGGAGCGCCCGATGCAGTCGACCGCCATCGCGCTCGGCGTCGGCGTCGTCCTTGGTCTGCTTCTCGCCGGTCGTCGGCGCTGA
- a CDS encoding diacylglycerol kinase family protein, whose protein sequence is MTDTAAPETDPGTEVGTEVSESHVLTPHVALERVIMLVNPLSGGVGPNAADEAAAILADYALEATVVALEGGQFDSQVQQALDACPDALFVLAGDGTAGTIASRAGADGPLVAPLPGGTMNMLPRALYGTADWKVALRRALEEGAPQRVAGGEVTDGRFKQAFYCAAILGAPALWAPAREAVREGKFGLAWAYGRRALKRAFSGRLRFSLDGRTDRRAEALVLISPMISKAMDEHTGLEAAAMNPADAMQAFRLAAHAVFDDWRQDPAVTTKAIQQATIRARSRIPAVIDGEPALLRHEAKVRFIRTAFRALAPNPPAAEGAV, encoded by the coding sequence ATGACTGATACCGCAGCGCCTGAAACTGATCCCGGGACCGAGGTGGGAACCGAGGTCTCTGAGTCGCATGTTCTGACACCGCATGTTGCCCTGGAGCGGGTCATCATGCTGGTGAACCCCCTGTCCGGGGGGGTCGGTCCCAATGCCGCGGACGAGGCTGCCGCGATCCTCGCCGACTATGCTCTGGAGGCGACTGTCGTCGCGCTTGAGGGTGGCCAGTTCGACAGCCAGGTCCAGCAGGCGCTCGATGCCTGCCCGGATGCACTGTTCGTCCTTGCGGGAGACGGAACGGCGGGCACCATAGCCTCCCGGGCCGGAGCCGACGGCCCCCTGGTGGCCCCGCTGCCGGGCGGCACGATGAACATGCTGCCTCGCGCCCTGTATGGCACCGCTGACTGGAAGGTCGCCCTGAGGCGCGCGCTTGAAGAAGGCGCGCCGCAGCGTGTCGCCGGTGGCGAGGTCACCGACGGGCGCTTCAAACAGGCCTTTTATTGCGCCGCTATCCTGGGCGCGCCGGCCCTCTGGGCACCTGCCCGCGAGGCGGTTCGCGAGGGCAAATTTGGCCTGGCCTGGGCTTACGGACGCCGGGCGCTGAAGCGCGCCTTCTCCGGCCGTCTGCGTTTTTCGCTCGATGGACGCACTGATCGCCGCGCCGAGGCGCTTGTCCTGATAAGCCCGATGATCTCAAAGGCGATGGACGAGCATACGGGGCTGGAGGCCGCTGCCATGAATCCGGCCGATGCGATGCAGGCCTTCCGTCTCGCCGCCCACGCCGTGTTCGACGACTGGCGTCAGGATCCGGCCGTGACGACCAAGGCGATCCAGCAGGCGACCATCCGCGCCCGGTCCCGCATCCCCGCCGTGATCGACGGCGAGCCGGCGTTGCTGCGGCACGAGGCCAAGGTGCGTTTCATCCGCACGGCTTTCCGCGCACTGGCTCCGAACCCGCCGGCCGCGGAGGGTGCCGTCTAG
- a CDS encoding OmpA family protein, with amino-acid sequence MKRLIGVAGLAVAVGLSGCDVTRFMDRSAVVTEPSPCTAKRFEVYFADSEARLTEPARQAIGMAAAQLQGCDIRKVQVLGLADARGGATANLSLSERRAQAVAEALTAAGWPAPAFEVEAGGDEGAVTDAGVREPMRRRTEVLVDAAPR; translated from the coding sequence ATGAAGCGATTGATCGGGGTTGCCGGGCTGGCTGTGGCGGTCGGGCTGTCCGGGTGCGACGTGACGCGGTTCATGGATCGCAGCGCGGTGGTGACCGAGCCGTCGCCCTGCACGGCGAAGCGGTTCGAGGTCTATTTCGCCGACAGCGAGGCGCGGCTGACCGAGCCGGCGCGTCAGGCGATCGGCATGGCGGCGGCGCAGCTGCAGGGCTGTGATATCCGCAAGGTGCAGGTGCTGGGTCTGGCCGACGCGCGCGGCGGGGCGACGGCGAACCTGAGCCTGTCGGAGCGCCGGGCCCAGGCGGTGGCCGAGGCCCTGACCGCGGCCGGCTGGCCCGCCCCGGCGTTCGAGGTGGAAGCCGGCGGCGACGAGGGTGCCGTGACCGACGCGGGGGTGCGCGAGCCCATGCGCCGCCGCACCGAGGTGCTGGTCGACGCCGCGCCACGCTGA
- a CDS encoding protein-disulfide reductase DsbD family protein, protein MAQPAAESGPQRTERIEAELVPMSAWAAPGSTAVVAVKQTIQPGWHTYWRNPGDSGGATTLTWTLPQGVRAGDIVWPLPERQRIAGLMNYGYSGEVWLPVTIEVPASARAGSVLPLTVKAAFFVCSAEMCVPEDLTLRLDLPVREGAAPLDRRHGAAITTVLEQAPRPAGLEARIALQDGILTLSAAGGPLAGRDPGPSYFFPFTGGVIDHPAAQTGTWGPQGLTLRLSPGGETRAAGLAGPVEGVLVTTHGTWEIRAEAGTPLAGTSGSGTLAAAGDGPTDAPGPASDTSPALFVQALLFAILGGLILNLMPCVFPILAMKAASLAASAHDPRHARRDGLAFLAGVLTTFLLLAGGLLALRATGEAVGWGFQLQSPPVTAGLALLILAVALNLSGVFHVGGGLQGAGAGPLSRLPGGLGAFFTGALAVIVAAPCTAPFMAFALGAALVMPWPMALLVFLGLGLGLALPFVAVSLSPGLLAKLPRPGPWMERLKNLLAFPMYATALWLAWVFSRQTGAEALGLLFAAGLLLALGAWLIGCGQTERGFGRRGVFHLTAGVAALLLAGAALILAARAPAEAAGSAAVVEGAGPTSAPWSTAAVQAALAEGRPVLVNFTADWCVTCKINERTSLSTAGVKAAIEGSNAVYLVGDWTRRDDAITAELQRHGRSGVPLYLLYSPGSAEPRVLPQLLTEGVVVEALKGG, encoded by the coding sequence ATGGCCCAGCCGGCGGCGGAGTCCGGCCCGCAGCGCACCGAACGGATCGAGGCCGAACTGGTCCCGATGTCGGCCTGGGCGGCCCCCGGTTCGACGGCCGTGGTGGCGGTGAAACAGACGATCCAGCCCGGCTGGCACACCTACTGGCGCAATCCGGGCGATTCCGGCGGGGCCACCACCCTGACATGGACCCTGCCGCAGGGCGTGCGGGCCGGCGACATTGTCTGGCCCCTGCCCGAGCGCCAGCGCATCGCCGGGCTGATGAACTACGGCTATTCCGGCGAAGTCTGGCTGCCGGTCACCATCGAGGTTCCGGCCTCGGCCCGGGCCGGGTCGGTGCTGCCGCTGACGGTCAAGGCCGCCTTCTTCGTCTGCAGCGCCGAAATGTGCGTGCCCGAGGACCTGACCCTGCGGCTGGACCTGCCGGTCCGGGAGGGGGCCGCGCCGCTGGACCGCCGCCACGGCGCCGCCATCACGACGGTGCTGGAGCAGGCCCCGCGACCGGCCGGGCTGGAAGCGCGGATCGCGCTTCAGGACGGCATCCTGACGCTTTCGGCCGCGGGCGGACCGCTGGCGGGCCGCGACCCGGGCCCGAGCTATTTCTTCCCCTTCACCGGCGGCGTCATCGACCATCCGGCAGCCCAGACGGGCACGTGGGGCCCGCAGGGGCTGACCCTGCGGCTGTCGCCAGGCGGCGAGACCCGGGCGGCCGGGCTGGCCGGTCCGGTCGAGGGCGTGCTGGTCACCACCCACGGGACCTGGGAAATCCGGGCCGAGGCCGGAACGCCTCTTGCCGGAACAAGCGGATCCGGCACCCTGGCCGCCGCGGGGGACGGGCCCACCGACGCGCCCGGGCCCGCGTCGGACACCAGCCCGGCGCTCTTCGTCCAGGCCCTGCTGTTCGCCATCCTCGGCGGCCTGATCCTGAACCTGATGCCCTGCGTCTTCCCGATCCTGGCGATGAAGGCGGCCTCGCTGGCGGCCTCGGCGCATGACCCGCGCCACGCCCGGCGCGACGGCCTGGCCTTCCTCGCCGGCGTCCTGACCACCTTCCTGCTACTGGCCGGGGGACTGCTGGCGCTGCGGGCGACGGGCGAGGCGGTCGGCTGGGGCTTCCAGCTGCAGTCGCCGCCGGTGACGGCCGGGCTGGCCCTGCTGATCCTCGCCGTGGCCCTGAACCTGTCGGGCGTCTTCCATGTCGGCGGCGGCCTGCAGGGTGCCGGAGCGGGACCGCTGTCGCGCCTGCCCGGTGGCCTCGGCGCCTTCTTCACCGGGGCTCTGGCGGTGATCGTGGCCGCGCCCTGCACCGCCCCCTTCATGGCCTTTGCGCTGGGGGCGGCGCTGGTCATGCCCTGGCCGATGGCGCTGCTGGTCTTCCTCGGGCTGGGGCTCGGCCTCGCCCTGCCCTTCGTCGCGGTCAGCCTGTCGCCCGGCCTGCTGGCGAAACTGCCGCGGCCCGGACCCTGGATGGAGCGGCTCAAGAACCTGCTGGCCTTCCCCATGTACGCCACCGCCCTTTGGCTGGCCTGGGTGTTCAGCCGCCAGACGGGAGCCGAGGCCCTCGGCCTGCTGTTCGCCGCGGGCCTGCTGCTGGCGCTGGGGGCCTGGCTGATCGGCTGCGGCCAGACCGAGCGCGGCTTCGGACGGCGCGGGGTGTTCCATCTGACCGCCGGCGTCGCGGCGCTTCTGCTGGCCGGCGCGGCGTTGATCCTCGCGGCCCGCGCCCCCGCCGAGGCCGCAGGTTCGGCCGCGGTGGTCGAGGGTGCGGGACCGACCAGCGCGCCCTGGTCCACGGCGGCGGTCCAGGCCGCCCTGGCCGAAGGACGACCCGTACTGGTCAATTTCACCGCCGACTGGTGCGTGACCTGCAAGATCAATGAACGGACGTCGCTGTCCACGGCGGGCGTGAAGGCGGCGATCGAGGGTTCGAACGCCGTCTATCTGGTCGGGGACTGGACCCGCCGCGACGACGCCATCACCGCCGAACTGCAGCGCCACGGGCGGTCGGGGGTACCGTTGTATCTGCTGTATTCACCGGGCTCGGCCGAGCCGCGCGTGTTGCCGCAGCTGCTCACCGAGGGGGTGGTGGTGGAGGCGTTGAAAGGTGGATGA
- a CDS encoding endonuclease domain-containing protein, with amino-acid sequence MAGQRTAFARAQRQSAGLAERRLWQRLRGGKIDGHRFRRQHPIGRYFADFACDRLRLVLEIDGGVHERDDVVLRDHLRQVELESLGWTVLRFSNGEALSSPERIIAAIREHARGLAL; translated from the coding sequence ATGGCTGGCCAGAGAACAGCTTTCGCGCGCGCTCAACGTCAGTCCGCCGGTCTGGCGGAGCGTCGGTTATGGCAGCGGCTCCGCGGCGGGAAGATCGACGGCCACCGCTTCCGCCGCCAACACCCGATCGGCCGCTACTTCGCCGACTTCGCCTGCGACCGCCTTCGGCTCGTCCTGGAGATCGACGGCGGCGTTCACGAACGGGATGATGTCGTGCTGAGGGACCACCTCAGGCAAGTGGAGCTGGAAAGCCTCGGCTGGACCGTCCTGCGATTCAGCAACGGGGAAGCGCTCTCTTCGCCCGAACGGATCATCGCTGCGATACGCGAACATGCTCGCGGGCTGGCTCTCTAA
- a CDS encoding metallophosphoesterase, which yields MGRILQFSDIHFGCEHQHACAAALDYAHGTAHDLVLITGDITQQGLPDEFEAAGRWIAAMPDPRFVIVGNHDVPYWSLLARVFSPWKAFERATGHPAHDHQFLSPNLMVRGVVTARGWQARANWSKGVIDLDQTRRAAEALRQAPVGALRVLACHHPLVEMIGTPMTGDVKRGDAAALIFAEAGVDLITTGHVHVPFALPISLGDHCSYAVGCGTLSHRERGAPPSFNQIDWDAHHITVTAVAWTGDRFEPDQTWKLPRRQDTRRIATAPDPNEAGQMEKAAV from the coding sequence GTGGGGCGCATCCTCCAGTTCTCGGACATTCATTTCGGATGCGAGCATCAGCATGCCTGCGCGGCTGCCCTGGACTACGCGCATGGCACGGCGCATGACCTTGTCCTGATTACGGGCGACATCACCCAGCAGGGATTGCCCGATGAATTCGAGGCGGCGGGTCGCTGGATTGCGGCCATGCCGGACCCGCGCTTCGTCATCGTCGGCAATCACGACGTCCCCTACTGGAGCCTGCTGGCGCGTGTTTTCAGCCCTTGGAAGGCGTTCGAGCGCGCCACCGGCCACCCGGCGCACGATCATCAGTTCCTCAGCCCGAATCTGATGGTGCGCGGGGTTGTCACCGCGCGCGGATGGCAGGCGCGGGCCAACTGGTCCAAGGGCGTCATCGATCTGGATCAGACCCGCAGGGCCGCAGAGGCGCTGCGTCAGGCGCCGGTCGGCGCGCTGCGGGTGCTCGCCTGCCACCATCCGCTGGTCGAGATGATCGGCACGCCCATGACCGGCGACGTCAAGCGCGGTGACGCGGCGGCCCTGATCTTCGCCGAGGCCGGGGTTGATCTGATCACCACCGGCCATGTCCACGTCCCGTTTGCCCTGCCGATCAGCCTCGGCGATCATTGCTCCTACGCTGTCGGATGCGGGACGCTTTCGCATCGGGAGAGGGGCGCGCCTCCCAGTTTCAACCAGATCGACTGGGATGCCCACCACATCACCGTTACTGCCGTGGCCTGGACCGGTGACCGGTTCGAGCCCGACCAGACCTGGAAGCTGCCGCGCAGACAGGACACCCGGCGGATCGCTACGGCGCCGGATCCCAACGAGGCCGGACAAATGGAAAAGGCCGCGGTCTGA
- a CDS encoding glycine zipper domain-containing protein: MNKAIIAIAGAGLLVSACATDEYGNPSQAARQGAIGAGIGAVAGAIIGNNVGDGNAGRGAAIGAVVGGVAGAVRGSQQDRANQQRYRDSQNRYYYCYDGRQDECYWENGQRRY; the protein is encoded by the coding sequence ATGAACAAGGCAATCATCGCGATCGCCGGCGCCGGACTTCTGGTCAGCGCCTGCGCGACAGACGAATACGGCAATCCCAGCCAGGCGGCCCGTCAGGGTGCCATCGGTGCCGGCATCGGTGCCGTCGCCGGTGCCATCATCGGCAATAACGTCGGCGACGGCAACGCCGGTCGCGGCGCGGCTATCGGTGCCGTTGTCGGCGGCGTCGCCGGCGCGGTGCGTGGTTCGCAACAGGACCGCGCCAACCAGCAACGCTACCGCGACAGCCAGAACCGGTACTACTATTGCTACGACGGTCGTCAGGACGAGTGTTACTGGGAAAACGGTCAGCGTCGCTACTAG